In Caldisalinibacter kiritimatiensis, the genomic stretch AAGGTATAGATGCAATTGATATTATGTCACCTATAATGAACTCTATGAAGAAACTGTTAGGATTTGAGCCAAAGAGAGAACCAGGATTAATAAGAAAATTAGATGAGAAATATTTTAGGAAAGTTGAAGCTATAGAGTTTGCTGTTAAATATGATGATGGTAAGGATACTAGGGGTATAAAACAGGCAGACATAGTTTTAATAGGTATATCTAGAACTTCGAAAACTCCTTTAAGTATGTATTTAGCCCATAAAAACATAAAAGTAGCTAATATACCTTTAGTACCTGAGGTTCCACCACCAGATGAATTGTTTGAAGTAGATTCTGATAAAATAGTAGGACTTACTGCAAATCCAATTAAATTGAATCAAATAAGACAAGAAAGACTAAAGGCATTGGGGCTAAGTGATAATGCAAGTTATGCTAGTGTAGATAGAATCATAAAGGAGCTAGAATATTCTGATTCCATAATGAAGAGAATTGGATGTACTGTTATAGATGTATCTAATAAAGCTGTAGAGGAAACAGCAAGCGAAATACTACAAATGATGAGAGATAAAGATTTACTTTAATTTCAAGTTGAATAAAAAATAAATAATTTATATAATTATATGAGTGTCTGTTTGTTAATAGACACTCTTTTTGATGTGCCCCATAGATTTTGTAAAAAACTAAAAAGTTTAGTTAATAATATTTAATAATAAATCTAAAATAAAAGGCAGGAATATAGTTATATTTGTTGTATATATACAATAATTATGAAATAGTGTTTTTTTGGTAACAATTTAAATAATAAATGAAAAGGGGCATTTGTGTGAATATTAGAGAGAAAACCGAGGAGTATGAACAAATTATATTGTCAAAGTTTGCAGCTTTAAGCTGTAATACAAAGGGAAGAAAAATAAAAGAAGAAAAGTGTGATATAAGAACTGATTATCAACGAGATAGAGATAGAATAATTCATTCAAAAGCCTTTAGAAGGCTTAAACACAAAAGTCAGGTTTTTATAGCTCCAGAGGGTGACCATTATAGAACTAGATTAACTCATACATTAGAAGTAGCACAAATTTCTAGAACAATAGCTAAAGCTTTGAGACTCAATGAGGACTTAACAGAAGCAATAGCTTTAGCTCATGATTTAGGTCATACTCCCTTTGGTCATACTGGAGAATATGTATTAGATAATATTCATTATAAAGGTTTTAAACACAATGTCCAAAGTTTAAAAATTGTAGAATATTTAGAGCATAGAAAAGGTAAGCCGGGACTTAACTTAACTTATGAAGTACGAGATGGAATAGTAAATCATACAGGAGAAAAAGAGCCAATTACTTTGGAAGGGCAAATAGTTAAAATTGCTGATAGGATAGCTTATATTAATCATGATATAGATGATGCTATTAGAGCTGGCATAATTAAAAGAGATACTTTACCTAAGGACTGTATTAATGTGCTAGGAGATACCCATGGAAAAAGAATAAATACTATGATTGTAGATATCATTAAGAATAGTATGGATAAAGATAGGATACGAATGAGTGAAGAAATAGAATATTATACAAATAAATTAAGAGAGTTTATGTTCAAGCGAGTATATTTAAACAAAACAGTAAAAAGTGAAGAAGAAAAAGCTTGGTTTATAATTGAGCAATTGTATAACTATTATTTGAATAATTTTGACAAAATTCCTGTTGAACATAGAAGCATTTATGAAAATCTAGAAGCGACCAAAGAGGATATAGTTTGTGACTATATAGCGGGTATGACAGATAGGTATGCAATAAAGGTATTCAAAGATTTATTTGTACCTTTACCTTGGGATAAATAAAAAAAGTTTTTAATGTAAAATAGAAGATTTTCAAGATTCATTTTTTTAAAAAACATAATAGAAATTATATTTTATCTATAGTTATAACTTGAATATAAATTCCTATGTGTTATAAAAAAATTTAAAAATAAAAGAGGATTTTAGAATGTTTTGTCGAATATTGCTATTCCGTGTTAAAATTTAAATTTAGATTAGGATGATTAAATGAAAATTTTGGTGGATGGAGATTCTTGTCCAGTAAAAAATATCATAACTAAAGTAGCTAAACACTATAATGTGCATGTAGTGTTTGTCGCTAGTATAGACCATATAATAGATAACAATGAATTATTAGAGGTTATCTATGTAGACTCAGATACTCAAGCGGCAGATATGGAAATAGTTAATCGATTAGAGCAAGGGGATATAGTTGCAACAAATGACTATGGTTTAGCGTCTATAGTTATACAGAAAAAAGGATATTGTATATCATTTAGTGGTCATTTTTTTACAGAAAAAAATATAGATATATATTTAATGAAAAGGCACGTTTCAATGAAATTAAGAAAAGGTGGATATAAAACAAAAGGATCTAAAAAGAGGCGGAAAGAAGACGATATCAGGTTTAGAGAGAATTTGATTAAGCTTATAGAGAAAGCTAAGTAATAAATATGTGACAATTATTTATATAAACTAGAAGGAAATACTCAATTTTTAGCGAAATTATTAAATACAAGGTGATGTTTATGACATATCGCTTTAGCGATGAGGAGATTGAAGAGATTATTGATAGAAATAACATAGTAGATGTAATATCTGAATATATAGAGCTTAAAAGAGCAGGAGTTAATTTTAAAGCACTGTGTCCATTTCATACAGAAAAGACTCCATCGTTTGTTGTATCCCCTGAGAAGCAGATATTTCATTGCTTTGGATGTGGTGAGGGTGGAAATGTAATAAGTTTTGTAATGAAATATGAAAATCTTAATTTTGTTGAAGCTGTAAAATTGTTAGCAGATAGAGTAGGTATAAGTTTAGAAAAAAAGAATACAGCTGATGATATAAAAAAAAGAAAAGAAAAAGAAAGATTATATGCATTAAATCGAGAAGCTGCTATATATTTTTATAGAATGCTAAAAAAGAATAAAAGAGCATATAATTATGTGAAAAGTAGAGGTATAGATGAGTTAACAATAAAAACTTTTGGTTTAGGTTACTCTAAATCAGATTGGAATGATTTACTTAATTACTTGAAAAATAAAAACTATACTGAAGAGGAAATTGAAAGAGTAGGTTTAATTATAAAACGGAAAGACAATAAAGGATATTATGATAGATTTAGAGATAGAGTTATATTTCCAATTTTGGATGTTAGAGGTAGAGTAATAGGGTTTGGTGGTAGGGTATTAGATGATTCACAGCCTAAATATCTAAATTCCCCTGACACTCCAGTATTTTCGAAAGGATATAATTTATATGGGTTAAACATAGCAAAAAAAAATTCAAGAGGAAATAGAATTCTGCTCGTTGAAGGATACATGGATATTATAGCGTTGTATTCTCAGGGTATAGATTATTGTGTAGCTTCTCTTGGCACAGCTCTAACGGAGCAACAAGCAAAACTTTTGAAGCGATACAGTAATGATTTATATATTTGTTATGATTCAGATGAAGCAGGACAGAATGCAGCGAATAAGGCTTTAGATATATCAAAAAAAGTAGGCCTTAATGCGAAAGTAGTATTACTGCCGGAAGGAAAGGACCCTGATGAATATATAAAACATCACAGCAAAAAATCTTTTGAATTATTAATACAAAATGCATTAAATTATATAGAATACAAAATACATTTTTACAAACATAAGAATAATCTTAATACTTTAGAAGGAAGAGTAAAATTTACTAAAGATATTGCACAGCTTTTAAGAAAAATAGAAAGTCCAATTGAAGTAGATGCATACTTAGGAAAGGTGTCAGATGAGACAGGAATTTCTGTAGAAGCTATAAAGAGGGAGATATTTTCTCGTAACAACAATAGGTTTAAAACAACTAGTACAAAGGACAAGTATAGAATTAATAATTATAGAAATAATAATAAAGATAAAATAATTCCTGTAGAGTACAAGCTTGAACCAGGTCATTTGTTAGCAGAAAAAAGTTTATTAAAATTAGTTACAAGTAATAAAAGGATATATAACAAAGTAAAAGATATTTTTAGTCCAGAAGATTTTTCAAATAAATTGTATAGAAGTATATCAGAAGTTATATACCAACAATATGAAACTAACAATAAAGTAATAAAAGAAGATTTACTTAATTTACTTAATCAAGAAGAGCTTAAAGAATTTAATGAGATAATTAATCTTGACTTACAGATAGATAGTAAAGATGAAGATAAAGCAGTTGAAGACTATATTAAAAAAATTAACTATTTCAAGTTGAAAATAGAAAGAGACAGAATCAAAAAACAGATTAGAGAACTAGAATCTAAGGAAGAAAAAGGCAAAGGAGATGTTGAAAGATTCAAAGAGATGTGTTTAAAACTAATAGAAATAGACAAACAATTAAAGATGCATCAATAGTTGTGTTGAAGGGAGGGGATTTAAATGAGTAAGAAAAAAAAGAAAGAAGATTTAAATGTTACTCAAATAAAAGTGTTAATAGAAAAAGGTAAAAAACAGGGAATGTTAACATATAGAGAAATTATGGATGCATTAGAAGATAAGGATTTAACTGCCGACCAAATAGATGAAGTATATCAAAGTCTAGAAGATATGGGAATAGAAATTGTTGGAGAAAAGGATGAAGAGGTATTAATAGATAAAG encodes the following:
- a CDS encoding pyruvate, water dikinase regulatory protein, whose amino-acid sequence is MDKSTIVYILSDSIGETGEQVAKAAISQFNSGKYEIRRFPFITEKSQIDEVLEEAKEERCIIVFTIVIDELRQYLQEKAKEKGIDAIDIMSPIMNSMKKLLGFEPKREPGLIRKLDEKYFRKVEAIEFAVKYDDGKDTRGIKQADIVLIGISRTSKTPLSMYLAHKNIKVANIPLVPEVPPPDELFEVDSDKIVGLTANPIKLNQIRQERLKALGLSDNASYASVDRIIKELEYSDSIMKRIGCTVIDVSNKAVEETASEILQMMRDKDLL
- a CDS encoding deoxyguanosinetriphosphate triphosphohydrolase — encoded protein: MNIREKTEEYEQIILSKFAALSCNTKGRKIKEEKCDIRTDYQRDRDRIIHSKAFRRLKHKSQVFIAPEGDHYRTRLTHTLEVAQISRTIAKALRLNEDLTEAIALAHDLGHTPFGHTGEYVLDNIHYKGFKHNVQSLKIVEYLEHRKGKPGLNLTYEVRDGIVNHTGEKEPITLEGQIVKIADRIAYINHDIDDAIRAGIIKRDTLPKDCINVLGDTHGKRINTMIVDIIKNSMDKDRIRMSEEIEYYTNKLREFMFKRVYLNKTVKSEEEKAWFIIEQLYNYYLNNFDKIPVEHRSIYENLEATKEDIVCDYIAGMTDRYAIKVFKDLFVPLPWDK
- a CDS encoding YaiI/YqxD family protein is translated as MKILVDGDSCPVKNIITKVAKHYNVHVVFVASIDHIIDNNELLEVIYVDSDTQAADMEIVNRLEQGDIVATNDYGLASIVIQKKGYCISFSGHFFTEKNIDIYLMKRHVSMKLRKGGYKTKGSKKRRKEDDIRFRENLIKLIEKAK
- the dnaG gene encoding DNA primase — its product is MTYRFSDEEIEEIIDRNNIVDVISEYIELKRAGVNFKALCPFHTEKTPSFVVSPEKQIFHCFGCGEGGNVISFVMKYENLNFVEAVKLLADRVGISLEKKNTADDIKKRKEKERLYALNREAAIYFYRMLKKNKRAYNYVKSRGIDELTIKTFGLGYSKSDWNDLLNYLKNKNYTEEEIERVGLIIKRKDNKGYYDRFRDRVIFPILDVRGRVIGFGGRVLDDSQPKYLNSPDTPVFSKGYNLYGLNIAKKNSRGNRILLVEGYMDIIALYSQGIDYCVASLGTALTEQQAKLLKRYSNDLYICYDSDEAGQNAANKALDISKKVGLNAKVVLLPEGKDPDEYIKHHSKKSFELLIQNALNYIEYKIHFYKHKNNLNTLEGRVKFTKDIAQLLRKIESPIEVDAYLGKVSDETGISVEAIKREIFSRNNNRFKTTSTKDKYRINNYRNNNKDKIIPVEYKLEPGHLLAEKSLLKLVTSNKRIYNKVKDIFSPEDFSNKLYRSISEVIYQQYETNNKVIKEDLLNLLNQEELKEFNEIINLDLQIDSKDEDKAVEDYIKKINYFKLKIERDRIKKQIRELESKEEKGKGDVERFKEMCLKLIEIDKQLKMHQ